The following is a genomic window from Rhinatrema bivittatum chromosome 12, aRhiBiv1.1, whole genome shotgun sequence.
ctggcggtccctagctatagtcaatcaaccagttcaagttaatcaagttttaacgtttaagttatgaagttattcaagttaatcaaattattaagttaatcagtcagtcacacatatatccacaatgcttttcgaggagaatactgaagagctgcacttcctgcaggggtatatgtactaggggctgacgtcagctttgaaatctgatccgtctccaactgctatcaggagcacacgatacccattggtcctgagtccatctgtctacactaaggaaaacgaaattatcaggcaagtaatttctccagtagtTGCTCTTAACTTAAACATTTAAAGTAACTGTAAAGCCACAGGAAAGGGTTCCACATAATCACAGCTGCCCTCGAAAAAGCGTAATCTCTGGTCTCTGCTAGACAGCCTGATTTCACCAAAGGAATGTGTCCATGACTGTTAGATTATATATTCGAAGGAGCACATTAGCCCATGGCAGAGAGTCCAATTTCAACAATTTATGAACTGTCAACATGACTTTGTGTTTGGCTAAAGATTTAATATGAAATCAATGTAGTTCAGGCAAGATAGGTGAAATATGATTTCTCTTTTCCCCAAAATCAGCCGAACTGCTGCATATTGTAGTAATTGTAAAGTCCTTTTGGTGTCATTGTGCATGACTGCATGAGTAACTGCAACCATACATACATGATACTTGCAGCTTTATTCTGTGTAATGCTACAAGCATGATAGAACGTGTGTTCTGGACATATGATCACTTGATGGCACCAGTACATGGGTAATCCCCAGGTTCTCTTCCaacccttctcttccttcctttcagGCCTCCAACCCTCGGGCATCGCTCGTCTTTTATTGGGAACCTCTGAATCGCCAGGTAAGTTCTTCTGCAGTAGCTCAGCCTGGTATGGTGGCTTGGGGGGAAGATAGCAGACTCTCTCTGGTTTCCAGggctggttaagaacataagaaaatgccatactgggtcagaccaagggtccatcaagcccagcatcctgtttccaacagtggccaagccaggccataagaacctggcaagtacccaaaaactaagtctattccatgtaaccattgctaatggcagtggctattctctaagtgaacttaatagcaggtaatggacttctcctccaagaacttatccaatccttttttaaacacagctatactaactgcacaaaccactaTGCTATGGTTGGATGACTGGCAGAATGCAGGATTCACAGGCTTTCTTTCGTAACCCTCTGTGGGCAGGTACGGATTGAAGGGCTGGTGGAGAGGGTTTCAGAGCAGGAATCGGAGCATTACTTTCGCACTAGGCCCAAAATCAGCCAGATTGGAGCAGCTGTGAGTCGGCAAAGTGAGGTGATTCCAGATCGAGAGGTAAGAGATAAAGCTGGGCAAGGGGTCTTCCTCATACAGTGACTACAGAGCCTTTTACTATCCTTTGGGGCGGAAGTCTCAAAGCTCCAAGTCATTGTATTCCTGCCCTGCTTTCCTTGCCTACATTGTAAGAATATGGTGGACTTCTGTTTTTGCAGTATTTAAGAAAGAGAAATACTGAACTGGAACAACTATACCAGGAGAAGGAGGTGCCCAAACCTGAGTTGTGGTGAGTGCTGAGCTCTGCTTCTTGTGCATGTTGCctctgcatgcatgcatgcaggtGGCTGTGTctgcatatgtgcatgtgaaTGTGTGTCTTTGCCTGGGCCtgtctgcatgcatgtgtgttgCTGTGTGCCTGTTTCTGCATGAACACACAAGTGAGTAGAGAAGCTCCATTTTCCATGGGAAGGAAGGCTACTTGCATGTGCTGTGAGGGGTGCAGTGCTAACAGTGACTGGGATTTATAGGGCATTGTGTCATGGAAGCACACAGAGCTCTGATTCACACAATTTCTAGGACGGGGGGATTATGgatgtgtctgtctctctgtccttcctaggGGTGGCTACACTTTGAAACCAGACGTTATAGAGTTCTGGCAAGGACAAACCAACCGCCTTCATGACCGGATTGTCTTCCGTCGTCTCCAGGATGTTGCTGCACCTCCAGGGCCCATGACACACCAGGGCGAGGGAGACTGGGTGTATGAGAGGCTGTCTCCCTGAGTACAGGGAGCAGGGCTTTCATGAAATACTATGCTTCTCTCTCTGTGTTTCATTGTCCTCTTTCTGTTGCAGAAGTGCAATAACATGATATTTTAATGTAAAGGGAGATTTCATCTGTGATGTAATTTTGTTCCATATTAAAGCCTGTGATCATGATGCAGAAATAATGTCTTTGAAACTCTGTAGCACTGCAGAAAGTCTGTGGAGATAAACGATAACATGGCAATCATTCC
Proteins encoded in this region:
- the PNPO gene encoding pyridoxine-5'-phosphate oxidase isoform X1, which encodes MLRSALTRVAGLAWRIGAVVSVRSVSVSCTAPREAGVMNLESMRKNYRGAQEAFEEDQLTSLDPIKQFAIWLEEAIECPSIGEANAMCLATCTRDGRPSARMLLLKGVGPDGFRFFTNYESRKGKELASNPRASLVFYWEPLNRQVRIEGLVERVSEQESEHYFRTRPKISQIGAAVSRQSEVIPDREYLRKRNTELEQLYQEKEVPKPELWGGYTLKPDVIEFWQGQTNRLHDRIVFRRLQDVAAPPGPMTHQGEGDWVYERLSP
- the PNPO gene encoding pyridoxine-5'-phosphate oxidase isoform X2 encodes the protein MRTSELQVNKAFEEDQLTSLDPIKQFAIWLEEAIECPSIGEANAMCLATCTRDGRPSARMLLLKGVGPDGFRFFTNYESRKGKELASNPRASLVFYWEPLNRQVRIEGLVERVSEQESEHYFRTRPKISQIGAAVSRQSEVIPDREYLRKRNTELEQLYQEKEVPKPELWGGYTLKPDVIEFWQGQTNRLHDRIVFRRLQDVAAPPGPMTHQGEGDWVYERLSP